A region from the Arachis ipaensis cultivar K30076 chromosome B01, Araip1.1, whole genome shotgun sequence genome encodes:
- the LOC107608551 gene encoding uncharacterized protein LOC107608551 — translation MPLYAKFFKELINKKRSWQENETILLTEEYRALIQKGLPPKLEDPGSFFLPCAIGSMTINKAMCDLGASINLMSSSLVKKLCIEEVKPVQMSLKLVDKSVICPRGVIENLLVKVDKFIFPADFVVLDSDEDEGDSIILERPFLATARAIIDVEQGKLTLRMHDESFTLNVFPEIQLIDEKKDCMETDKENLQ, via the coding sequence atgcccctataTGCCAAGTTTTTTAAGGAACTtattaacaagaagagaagctggcaaGAAAATGAAACTATACTGCTCACAGAAGAATACAGAGCATTAATCCAGAAAGGACTCCCCCCTAAACTTGAAGATCCTGGAAGTTTCTTTCTACCTTGTGCCATTGGCAGTATGACCATTAACAAGGCAATGTGTGACTTAGGGGCTAGTATCAATCTAATGTCTTCCTCTCTggtgaaaaagctatgcatagaagaAGTGAAACCAGTACAGATGTCTCTAAAATTGGTGGACAAGTCAGTGATATGTCCCAGGGGTGTGATTGAGAATCTTCTAGTAAAGGTGGACAAATTCAtcttccctgcagattttgtggtcttAGATTCAGATGAGGATGAAGGTGATTCCATTATACTGGagagaccattcttggccactgcaaGGGCCATTATAGACGTAGAGCAAGGAAAGTTAACCCTCAGAATGCATGATGAAAGCTTCACCCTGAATGTATTTCCAGAGATACAGCTCATTGATGAAAAGAAAGACTGCATGGAAACTGACAAGGAAAACTTACAGTGA